The genomic interval GGCAACTATCCCTACCATTCCTTCTTTATTTCAGTTAAGCTTAGATGGTGGGAGATTACTGCCGGTTATTACGAGAAAAAACGATAAAATCTTTATAAAGGAATGAACAAAATGGATGAAAGAAAAATTGGAGAAATAGTGACAGGGTTATATAAAACAGGGAAATATATCGGTGAAATTACAGACATTCGTCCCATGCATTATTTAGTCAAAGTAAAGGCAGTTCTTAAGCATCCACAGCAAGGAGATTTACATAATCCTAATCAAGTAGATGTTCAACTTTTCCATGAAAGACGTGCTTTGGCCTATAATGAACAAACAAATGTCCCTAAGAAGATGGTTAAGCTTTATGATGGAGATGTTCCAGATTATAAAGAATCACTTAAAGATGCATTACATTCATTAAAAAACGAGCTTGAACAAATGGATACTACTTGGGCAAAACAATCACTTGAAAATCTATCCTCTTTAGAAAAAGACTACTTTCATTAAAAAGTAAGACCTTTCATTTTACTCAATAACAATATTTCCATACTTCTCACATCTCAAATATTGTTATTGAGTAAGTCACGAATGGTAAAAACTTATTGTTATGTTGCATATTTATTTAATACCTTTGCCAAATCGATACGGTCCCCTATCGTCGGAGGATTCGGTTTTTGTAAATAACGTTTATCCTCTTCAACTAATTTGAATAAATTATACGTCGTTAACGCATCATCTAATGCACGGTGATGTTTACCCGTTGCCTTTTTTCCATATTCCTCAACAGCCTTCCAAAGTCCCGTTTGATTTCGGTCTCCGAAAAACTTTTTATACTCCATTGATAAGTCTCGAAATGTACCGGTAAATGGGAAGGTTTCATCATTCAACTGACAATTTTGGCGTAACACCTTCATATCCATGTTGCCCCATGTTATAACCGTTGTAGGATGATGTTGATTGTGTCGTGTTAAAATTGATATTAATTCAGTAAAGGAAATTCCTTCATCTATATTAGCCTGAGAAATTTGCAGAAAGGATTTACATCGCTCGCTTAATAAGGGGAATCGTATTGGTTTAACATATGAGGAATATTGTTCTACAATTTCATGGTTCTTAACAGAAACTATGCCAACTTCTATGATTTCCGGATAAAATCCTTTTGGGTTTGATTTCCCCTCTGGCATCGTAAATTCAAAATCAATAAATAATAATTGCTCTTGTCCCTCCAAGCTATTTCAATCCTCCTTTCGTTGTATATTCAACTTTTTATCTACCATTATTATATCATCGCAAATACTGATTTAACTTCAATTTTTCAAAAAATAGTGAAAAATCCCTTGACTATTTTTTCTTTCCTTCTGAAGAATATGGTTTCCACCTATTTTTTAACATCTATTCCTTTATGTATTTATCATTTTTTTTGGTCTACATGATATTTCTGGACCCTTCTTATCAATGACGATTGGGTGTATGTCAGTCTCACAGCTAATCTACATGTCAGGTTTGCGGACTATTACTAGGATCAAAGCTGCCAGTATTTTTCCTTGATTTAGTTGTAATCTTTTTGCAGCTTACGTTTATTTCATTGCCAATTATTGTTCTGATGGACATTTGATTTTTTAGAGAATTTGAAAATAGGATTTTCAAAGGGCTTAAGAGATTTTCTAAGCACTTATTTATGTTGATATACAAGGATTCCATACTTTTACATTAAAACAGTGTTTAGTGGTTTAGAATAAAATTAAATGCCCTATATGTTGAATCTAGTGCACTTTTTTAGTACTAGGCTATAATCGTCCTGCCTTCAAATACCTCAACATGATTTCTTTTATTAGTAATACAGTTTTCGCTCTATATTTCAGTTTTCAGTTACAAAACTTAACAATGGAAAAATGCACACGATATTAGTAGGTGAACTTTCGTGTGCATGGCATTATGTTAAATTCTATCTCTATGATAATCCTATCGAAATATACTTAACTTCTAAATACTCTTCAATTCCGTAGTGGCCGCCTTCACGTCCAAGCCCACTTTGTTTATATCCGCCAAAAGGAGCTTGAGCAACAGATGGTAGCCCGTCGTTTAAGCCGACAATTCCATATTCAAGTCCCTCGGAAATTTGAACGGCTTCACTAATATTTTCACTAAATACATATGCAGCTAATCCATATGGAGTGTTATTCGCTCGTTCAATGACTTCTTCCACTGTTTGGAATGTTGCAATAGGCGCGAGTGGCCCGAATGTTTCCTCATTCATGCAAAGCATATCGTCTGTTACATCGACAAGGACGGTCGGTTCAATGAAAAAACCTTTCAGATCTTCTACTTTATTTCCGCCTATGGCTACTTTTGCCCCTTTTTCTGTTGCATCTTTAAGCTGAGCTACGACTTTATTAACAGCACGCTCATCGATTAGCGGACCGATATTCACTCCTTCTTCCAGACCGTTACCAACCTTAAATTCAGCAACCGCTTTTGTAAAAGCATCAACAAATGCATCAATAATAGCTCCGTGCACATAAATACGGTTTGCACATACACATGTTTGACCGGCATTTCGATATTTTGAAGCGATTAATCCTTGAACAGCTTTTTCTATATTCGCATTTTCTGTCACGATAAATGGCGCATGTCCACCAAGCTCTAAAGATACTTTCTTTACAGTATCAGCTGCCTGGCGCATAAGCAGTTTCCCGACTTCAGTTGATCCGGTAAATGAAATCTTACGGACACGTCCATCCTTCATCCATGCTTCTCCAATTGCTTTAGCATCACCTGTAACTATGTTGATAACCCCTTTGGGAATGCCAGCTTGTTCTGCAAGTTCTACGATTTTTAATGCTGTCAATGGAGTGAGTTCAGCCGGTTTAATGACAGCTGTACATCCTGCTGCCAAGGCTGGTGCCACTTTTCTTGTAATCATCGCTGCCGGGAAATTCCAAGGAGTGATTGCTGCTATAACCCCAACAGGTTGTTTTTGAACAAGAATTCGTTTTTTTGAATCAGAAGCAGGTATTGTCTCACCATAAATTCTTTTTCCTTCTTCTGCATACCAAGAGATGAAACTATTAGCATAATTGACTTCACCGATCGCTTCTTGTAATGGCTTTCCTTGTTCCTTTGTCATTAACGCTCCAATTTCATCCTTTGCTTGGTCAATGAGCTGATGCCATTTCATCAAATAATCCCCACGTTCTGCTGCTGTTAATTTAGACCAGTTCTTAAATGCTTCGTGTGCTGCATCAACTGCTTTTATTGCTTCTTGGGTTCCCCCGTTTGGTACAGTTGCAAACTTTTCATTTGTTGCAGGGTTTACTACATCAATTTTTTCAATTGTATCGGTCCATTCTCCGTCAATATACATTTTCCAATGTTTCATCTTTAAGCACTCCCTTTGAATCTACATTTTTGCTTATATGTCTATTATATTTCCCCTTGTTCATCTGATAAAAGAAATAAGCTCAAATCAAGTATCCATCAATCACCATAAAAACAACTTATTTTTCATAATCTCCTAATGTGATCGCTGCTAATAGCATATAAGGGTTAATCATCCAATCAGATTAATTTTAGAAATGATCTATCTAAAAATGAAAAATAAATCCATTCCTTTCATTTATTAGGTTACAATAGGACTAGAATTTATTTATTAGAAAGAGTGTGAAGGTTGTGCTACGTTTATTTGGGTGGGCATTTGTAGGAGTAATGGTACCAATCTTTTTTTTCAGTGCATATGTTGCCGGCAAAGAATCAGAAGCTGTAAAAGGATTAGGAACTGTTTTAGACGAAAAGATTCCAATTGAATCGGTTGATTTACCACAAAATAGCTACATTTTTGATCATGAAGGACGGCTTATATCTGAAATAACCTCAAAACAGCAAAACCGTACGTATACTCATTACAATGAGATTCCGGATGTTGTGAAGACATTATTTATTGCATCAGAGGATCAACGTTTTTTTGATCATATTGGTTTTGATGCTGCAGGTATGCTTCGTGCTGTATTTATTAATGCAAGAAGTCAAGAAGTTGAACAAGGCGGCAGTACGATCACTCAGCAGCTTGCACGAAATGTTTATTTGACACATGAACGAAGTTATAATCGAAAACTAAGTGAACTACTATACTCCTATCAACTCGAAAAGAATTTTACGAAAGAACAGATACTGAAAGATTACTTAAATACAATCTACTTTGGTAACGGGACATATGGAATAGGAACAGCTGCTACATCTTATTTTAACAGGCAGCTTCAAGAGCTCCACTTAGCTGAGCTTGTATTTATTAGTGCCATTCCTAATAATCCGTCATTATATGACCCTATAAAAAACTTTGAGAATACAAAAGAGCGACAAGAGCGATTACTAAAGTTATTATTTGAAAATGGGATAATTTCACAAAAAGAAATGGAAGAATCCATGAACTATCCAATCACGCTCTCAAAAAAGGAACGTGTTGACTTCCATCCTGATTATGTGACATTCGTCCATCAAGAATTAAAACAATTGA from Metabacillus sediminilitoris carries:
- a CDS encoding kinase-associated lipoprotein B codes for the protein MDERKIGEIVTGLYKTGKYIGEITDIRPMHYLVKVKAVLKHPQQGDLHNPNQVDVQLFHERRALAYNEQTNVPKKMVKLYDGDVPDYKESLKDALHSLKNELEQMDTTWAKQSLENLSSLEKDYFH
- the kapD gene encoding 3'-5' exonuclease KapD, with product MEGQEQLLFIDFEFTMPEGKSNPKGFYPEIIEVGIVSVKNHEIVEQYSSYVKPIRFPLLSERCKSFLQISQANIDEGISFTELISILTRHNQHHPTTVITWGNMDMKVLRQNCQLNDETFPFTGTFRDLSMEYKKFFGDRNQTGLWKAVEEYGKKATGKHHRALDDALTTYNLFKLVEEDKRYLQKPNPPTIGDRIDLAKVLNKYAT
- a CDS encoding NAD-dependent succinate-semialdehyde dehydrogenase yields the protein MYIDGEWTDTIEKIDVVNPATNEKFATVPNGGTQEAIKAVDAAHEAFKNWSKLTAAERGDYLMKWHQLIDQAKDEIGALMTKEQGKPLQEAIGEVNYANSFISWYAEEGKRIYGETIPASDSKKRILVQKQPVGVIAAITPWNFPAAMITRKVAPALAAGCTAVIKPAELTPLTALKIVELAEQAGIPKGVINIVTGDAKAIGEAWMKDGRVRKISFTGSTEVGKLLMRQAADTVKKVSLELGGHAPFIVTENANIEKAVQGLIASKYRNAGQTCVCANRIYVHGAIIDAFVDAFTKAVAEFKVGNGLEEGVNIGPLIDERAVNKVVAQLKDATEKGAKVAIGGNKVEDLKGFFIEPTVLVDVTDDMLCMNEETFGPLAPIATFQTVEEVIERANNTPYGLAAYVFSENISEAVQISEGLEYGIVGLNDGLPSVAQAPFGGYKQSGLGREGGHYGIEEYLEVKYISIGLS